A segment of the Acidobacteriota bacterium genome:
TCTCGAGCGCCGCCACGTGCAGCAGCAGCCAGCCGCCAGGTCTCAGCACCCTCCACATCTCGGCGATCGCGTCACGCTCCACCGGATCCGGCAGGCACTGGAACACATCGAACGCGGTCACCAGGTCGAACGCGCCGGAGGCGAACGGAATCTGCGCGATGCTGGCCTGGGCCACGCGGTGACCGTGCTCACGGGCGAACGCCGGCCCGATGCCGGTCAGATCGAACCCTACCGCGCGCCCGTACGGGCGCAGCATCTCGAGGTTCGAGCCCGTGCCGCAGCCGCAGTCGAGAATGCGCGGCGATGCCACGCCGGCGGTGGCGCGTGCCAGTGCCGGTTGCATGTATTGCCGGAAGCCGCGGAACCAGAAGTGCGACTGCTCCGCGCGATAAGTGAGTTCGAGTAAGCGATCCACTGGGGAAAAGGGCGGCAACTGGCATGCTACCATAGCAATCTCATGCATCTTCGGGGTGTGTCTGAGGCGGCAGCGGTCGGGCTC
Coding sequences within it:
- a CDS encoding class I SAM-dependent methyltransferase: MDRLLELTYRAEQSHFWFRGFRQYMQPALARATAGVASPRILDCGCGTGSNLEMLRPYGRAVGFDLTGIGPAFAREHGHRVAQASIAQIPFASGAFDLVTAFDVFQCLPDPVERDAIAEMWRVLRPGGWLLLHVAALEILHGRHSVLSEEVRRYTPSRLRMVVERAGFRIDRLTFDHASLLPIMLPVRMWHRLTAAGGAVAAGEGEITVPAAPINLALTALVSLEALALRVVNMPIGSSLMCLARKPG